The genome window TAAGATATATTGAAGTTGACAATGAGAGATAAAAAtcccaatacaaataaaaactatgaaGGGCCAAACATGTGACAACACACTGACGTAGCGGCATCATCGTTATTGCACAAAACATCACATATCCATGTTTTTTCTTACCGTCATATGTCACATACGGGACCTGGAAGCCTTTGCCACTGTTTCCCTCGTTGGACCTGAACTGGACCCAGAGCCTTTTTGAGCGGGAGGTGAAAGCAATGGGACGTTCGTATGTCTGACAAGTCTCGTAGGTTGTCACAGAGTTTGAGAGAGCTGTGAAATAAATGAGCCCACAGGACGACATCTATGATTAGAATTGGAATGTAACAAATTATTAAAATATCccaaatgtatttttaaaaaataataataatgccacACAACCAAAACAATAATCCAGTGGACTGTTAACACAATTGTGTATTATATGTGCAATGCCCATAGCCCATAGATTTTCAATTCTGGTATCAAGTTGGTTATAATGTTGGTGACATTATtatgtaaataattatgcatatAAAAAAAATAGGTCATATTCAATTCAGCAAGGATCATTAAGGGGGCATCCTTATATTGTACAATAAACCGATCATGTTGTTTTGGTGAAAAGCCCATCTAGTAACCTACTGTAATCTCAGTAAGACAAATACATGAATGAAAGCTCATGTTGGTTTACTTGGTAACATTTAGTGTAAAGTAACAGTTAACCCATTGGTGGAATAGTTTTGAGTAATTTAACACAAACGTACAGCTCTTTCTCATGACTAAGTAGTCCCCGCACTCATCCTCAATTGGCAGGAAGATTTCTGGGACGACAATCAGGATCCTGCGTTTGGGCGGGGGGTTTATGGTCCAGGTGCACTCTACGTTGGCGGGGTAGTTCCCCGGGTAGTTGGGGGACTCGATGAAGCCAGTCAAATCTCCCAGCTCTCCTCCACAATGTCGGTCTGTAAAGTTATTCGTCAGATTTGTTTCTTGGTGCAACAAAGTGAATAATCTGGAACTGAATCCTAAACTTCATTTTCAATGTGTTTGTTTCAGGGACTTTATTGCGTACAGAGATACATACTTTTGCATTGCATGATGTTAGTGGAGCCATCGAAGTCGGTGGTGGTGTTTCCAGGGCAGGAGACACAGTAGTTCTGTCCAAACTCTCCTTGGTACGCGCCCATGGGACAGCGGATGCAGCGGTGAGTGCTGCTGTTGTAGTAATGTCCCGGAGAGCACTGGACTGCAGGAGCCAATGACAGTGATGGAGGGCTGTTAGTTTCTGAAGATCCCAATACTCACTTTTATAGTTAATTTAGAACATCTCTAATATATGTGTCTATTATTTGTTATATCATACAAATTATTAAACGCTTACAAAGGACGGTTACCAATTTACTCAGGTAATGCACTTTAGTACAAAAAGAGGTACTACACTTTTCAGTTCCCTTGTCCTGAAGGAAAACATCTAGTTTGAATTTGACCCGCTGCCTCCATGTAGAGACAAAACAGCAGCTGCAGAGGGCAGCAGAGTTCCTGTCGACACCCAAAAGGAGCTCTGAAGTACACATGACAGCTTTGTTATGAACGTTGTTTGTGTTTAACCAAAGAAccacaaatgtttcacaaatttGACAGGTTTTATAACCACCCTcagttccataaatcccatctGATCTCTTTAGTTATATTTAAACATTAGACATGAACTTAACTGGAGTTATTTCTTATTAccctaaaacaacaacaacagcaacagagGTTGATATGGCACCTTTGGTCTCGCAGTCCTGAAAGGTGACAGCCCCGATGCGCTTGGTGATCAGATTCCCCCCACAGGAGAAGCAGGTGGTGCGTCCCACCTCAGGCTGGTACGTTCCCAGGGGACAGGGCAGGCAGGGGGTGAAGCCGTCATGGGAGTACTGACCCGGGGAACActgacctgaacacacacaagcATTACGTTAAGTCAGAGTGTGACATATTAGACACAGCAATGTTTTTGGTCAAATGTTATCCTTATAACCAAACTGTGAAAACTGCATCAATTGAATACATATCATTTCAAGTGTTTTCTCTGCAATTTCTCATGTTAAATGTAATAGAAGATACTGTCTTCTtccattaagataagatacaacCAAGCTTAAGCAAATGTCAATGGCATGATGCCATGTTTACTCTGCACTGCATTGTATAATTCAACAGAGTGCAACTGCTCTGTGACTAATACAATCTGGGAGCCAGATTCTTGTTGTTTGGTCTGACAGGGGAGATGAGATCTTGGATTGAGTCATAAAGTGACTCCAATAACAGAAGGAGACCAAAACATGGTGGCTCCTTCTGTTATTATTcaagaatttaaaaaaagacttCACCTTTTGAGTGAAAATTAATCTTCAACATCTAAGCTCAAGCTCCTTTGGCTTTACACAAAGCAGAACATCTGCCAGGGAGAGATCTCTATCATGCACCACCGCTTCCTCTGTGGCTCAAATTCACAAAACAGTTACCTAGATTATGTGTCCTTCTgtgccttttttcttttttcgccTTATTATATTTCCCCTTTTTCATTTTTAgatctttttgttttattgtacatCCTCTCTTATAAGTGTTGCACGCTTTAAGCTATGGTCATTACCGACATGAGGCAATTCATAAAAGCCAAATGTAAAGATTTATTTATCCTAAATATCTGAGAAATCCAACCGAATACTAAAACATTTGGTAAGTCATTTTAGGTGTTGACTAGAGAGGATGATGCTACTGCCAGTAGCCGCTTAGctaagcttagcataaagactcgAAACAACTAGTCTGGGTCCATCTAAAGGTAACAATATCACCAGTACCACTATATTTGATAAATGTACACTTTTCCCAACTAGTCATACTATTCTAGTAATGAAATTGTCTTTGTCATTGAGGTCCTTTTTGTAGTTTTCTGCCTGTTTTAACCACGAAAAGCACTTTGTAACATTGTTTGAGAAGTGCTGTGTAAATAACGTTTATTATCACTAGCCATTGAGGcacatttgtgattttgagttaGATTCATCAAATTGACTCAATAGTCTCACCTCCGCACTCTGACAGGTTTCCAGCGCCAACCACCTTGGAGAGTTCTCTTCCTTCAGGTCTGGGACAGACTTCACAAGATGTCTGTGCCTCCTCGTCCTGATAGGTTCCAGCCGGACACAGCACACACCTTCCCTGATCCCCGTCATAGTGTGTCCCAACACTGCAGCTCACTAAAGATCCATTAAAGGTTATTAACAGGAGACACAGCAGATGGCAAGGGTACAAATAGATCACAAATAGATCACCATGAAACATGACATTTggattacaagttttctgaattatttttgtttaaatatccaaataaatatttaaaaattggAAAGGTCCAGGATCATAatttttgtttcattttttatgaGTGAATTTTTTATGAGTGAATTTCGGATATCTGTTGTATAACTACATAAATCAGGACACACTATCAGCAGACAtaaacaaatctatttaggTAATGTTTTTAGGAATAAAATGTTTTATAAGTAAGGGTCTGAAATATATATGGGAATGTATGTGTGGTTTGGTAAAAGTAAGTGACACTGAAATGGAGATTTCTGGCTCAGAGGATAAGATGAAAGATCATTTCTAGAAAATTGCCTTTAAAGATATGTTTAGCAAAATTCTATACATTTTGCTGCAGGCCAATAGGGCAAAAAACTTAAACTAATAGATTTCACCAAAAAGCATCCCCGGTGATCTTCCTAAATGATCACTTACAATAAGAACATTTGTATATATAAcacgttttctgaaatgtgtgCATTTCGAAGGTTTTCTATCCACTGATGTAAAAGAAGACATGTTATGGAATCTAAAAAGCCTGAACACTTAAAATTGACCAATTCATGAAAAACAATGTTTGTgcctgtagtttctctctttaaTTCAAGGATTTACTTTGtgttagactcacacacacatgtgcatcCCTGACTGTGCACAGAGCCATTTCTGACTTAGTCCTGCTATGTTTCTCCAAGGCACTGCCAAGCTTGTGGTGGTTTTTCACATCGCTGAGAGAGGATCATTTTGTCTTGGTACTAAACACTCTATCAAAAAGAACATTGTGATACAATACCACGTCGGAACAATGTAATTATTTAAGCCGGTGAAATAAACATTTCCTCACAAACTGAACACAAACACTTAGGGTAATACATCCAAAACAGACAGAGGTGTATGAACTGTAATTTACATCCACCAGATCAGTGTCAGGAAGTGAGGGAGAGAATGTCAAATGCAGACATCAACAATTAAATCAGTATGCCCTGTGGCGACACATAATTAAACAGTGCTCACCACACTGGAGATTTACACCATAAATACAGCCGTTCAATAGCATGACAAGACCATTAAAGTAACCCAGACTTCATCAGCTGCCTCTCATGTGTAATCAAACAGGACCATGTACGTACttgaaaaacataaacacaGTGAAGAGCATCCTCAACACATCAAAGGCTGAGCCTCAACAATTCATCTGACAGATTTCAGAGTTTTACTTGCACGTCAATGAACAGTACAAGTATAACTCACCCTGTAAATAGTTCAACACACTGCACGGTATCTTTAAATGCTGCAACTGGTTAAAGTTACGAAGGGTACTATTTTTGCTTTTTCACCAAGACATATTTGAAAATGTAGGAGAAGTAAACGAGGGATACATCCTTTTATGGACAACTAGACTATAAATGATAAATAAAgtgattgttgtttttttcgTAGCGTATATAAAATTTGTGAAAATATAGAAATACAGTAAATTATCCTGGACAAAACTAACTTTGCAGGGTCTTCAAATGGACCATCAGAAtatgtttcatttcattagtGTGTAGTCTAATATTTGTTTTGGCATGATACCTAAATAAAGAGTTTCACTCATTAATCGTGTTAAATGTAGTCTTATTACATAATGTTCTcatcaatttgcacatttcaattATGAGAGAAAAATAGCATTTAGCTAAAGGTTAGAAATCACAATAAATTATACAGTTTTGGCATGGATTAGCTGTAATGGTAAAAAAGAGAATAATTTTTGGTCCATCTCAATTCAGAATTTGATAACAGAAGAATACATTTAGCTTTCAATTGTTATTAGCAACATTTCTGAACTGAAATAAATCAAGTTATGAGATGTGTGCTGTGATGTTTATCTCAGTGTTTCTTTTGTTCCAGTGAACTGCTGGGTCTGTAACAAGTAATGAGACTCAACATGGAGGAATTGGAAATGTTCTTGCAAACCAACTTTAAATAGGCAGCCAGACAAAATGACAAAAGAGCACCAGCCCACTCCACAGCTGCCTTTGTGCGCCACATCTGACACGTCCTAATACTTCATGCAACATGGCTGTGCGTAGGGGAGGAACTTTTAATTCCACCATAAGCACCCTCGCCTCTTTAAAGGCAAACACAGAAGCAAATCAAAGAGAGTATTTCCCTCTTATCTCACAAAAGTGCAAAGGCTTGATTAAAGGGACCAAAGCACCGTTTTGCTTTTGCTTTGCTTTGGTTCCTCCCATTCAGAGTGATGCCTGTAATTAATTTGGGAATTACTGCGTCTGTCTGATGGTCTTCAGAACTTTACTTGAAAACTGAAGCTGATCTCACACAAGAATAAATCAATTAAATCCCAGCACAAACTGTGCCTCGGCTGCAGCCTCTAAGCTGCCTGTAAGCAGAGAAACTACTATCTACAAAAACTCGACACACAAGAACTTTAACGTAGATCCATTTTACGTGGCTCAGCAAATTGTTCGATTTTCCTccaaagaaagaaaatgtaatTCTCTCAAGAGCAGTTCATTTCTTGGAGCCCATTGTTTATTCTGAAAGACCATGAGGAGCCATCATTGCATTGTCCTCTAACAGCTTTTATTTGACAGAGGGAAGCagtgagagaagagagagagtgagagtgaaagagagagaaaacctTGAAGCCTTTCAAATGCAAAGAACGCTTCTATAGAGTCCTCGAATTGATGGCCCCAAAGAGGTTTAAAAGACCTTTCACCTCTATTCAAGTCCTCAGTCTTTGCCTACTTGATGACATAGGAAAACACTACGGTATCACAGTGGTAAGGAGCTGAACCCAATAAAAGGGGTCAGGTTTCTGAATCCCCCCATTCTGCTTGGCCCAATCACTGCCCGCGCCCATCAAGCCGAGGCCCAAACAACTGATGCTAATTGATTCCCATGGTGTGGCTGAAGTCAATTCTCTTTAGCAGTTTAGTGGCTGGGGGTCATGCAAAGTGGCCCCAGTTGGGGGGCAGGGGGACACAGCACTCAAACTGCCAGCTCGAATCAACAGCACTTCCTAAACATcttcaatgttaaaacaaacacGCAAACAAGTTGACTACAACGGTCAAATAGACGTTGGCGCTCACCATTCACATCATCTCTGGATCGTTTGTGATCTGTATTCTGATGCTGTCACATACTGGCAACTATCAGCACTACACATGTACATTGGAacaattatttatttacataatTACTCAACTAAGTCATTTTATATAAACAGAGACAACATCTTAGATTAAATATTAAGCAAACCAATCAATGAATCAGGACAAATGCTTTAAAGGGTGCACGGAGGTGAATGGATATTTTTCTCCAAATGCACAAGAGGCTGTGTTGTCATCTCTGTGAGGCACTGACAAACAACCCTCAAATGGGGTTTTCAATGGAGTGGGCAAACTGAAAAGGACTAAACTGCACTCGGAGCTAAGCCAGAGCGGGAGCTGGGGGAGGAGGGGAAAAATATAGCTCTTTTAAAGAGTTGGAGGTTAAGAAGAATGCCTTTcagccccctcctcctcctctcccaaaTTACATGTCTACACCCCTGCCATGACCAATAGACTGCTTAATGTTGACCTGAAAGCATAGCGGGGGAGTTAAGGAATCAAGACACTTAGGACTTGTGTAACTGCAAGATAGAAATAATGAACAGCAGTTTAGGTTTAAATCATGTCAGCACCGCTCAACAGCAGAAGCAGCTTTGATGTTAATGACGAGGCCTAAAATATATGGTGCTACAGAGAGATATATGCAGCGTAAAACTAATGAGTTTCTCTCAACAAACGTTATCTCCAGAAACGACTGGGTAGTTGTTGTCTTAGACGTTTCAGTGTCCAGTTTCATTTTAACTTCCATCACCCCTATTCCTCAAGGTTCAAAGAGGGGAACACCTTAAACATACAATGGACTTTTGGGAGGTTAACCAAAGATTTGGGTATAAGTCTCATTCATACATCTTTAACATTGACAATAGACATGTACATATATAAAATTAACTGCTAACCATTTGAATACATATTTAGACATCTCAACAGATAAAACGCACCAGTTTCCTCTCACTGTTTTAAAGCATTGTGCTGCAGGCAACAAACTGTCTGTGAGGCCCGAAACTAGGGGCGCACGGTCCCTACAGCCAGAGAAAACACTGACAGTGTGCGGTCTTATTTAATGAACATTTTCTCCATCACAGGTTGTATATAAAACCCCTACCGAGATGCAACCGCTACCAGGAGACCTGCCATGGTCCCTCATGTCACACTCTTATCCCATGGAGATGCTGCAAGATCTCACAGCTTGGAGGCCCAACAAAAGTCTCTCTGTTCTTCCCTGGAGTTCGCTCTCCCCTCCAACACGCTCATTACGGCATGTCTGCAAACCAAATATGGCACTCATCTGGCCAACACCTGCTCCAAATCCATTCATTAAACCAGCTTGTCTAAATATATCTCACTGGCGTGGACCATTTCAATTGCTTTGAGACAGGACTTTACGTCTACTGTGTGTATAGGACTTAGTCAGAAACATTGCTGCATGGTGTAACAAAAGCAGTGGGATCTGCACTCTTGAGAGATGAAAAGAACAATATCTACAGAACAAGTGATGACGGGCTAAATGGTGTGTCGTAACCTTTACCACGCTTCCTGAGTTAATAACAAGTAAATAGAAAAAACAACTCACCACACTTCCTGCCCATCAGCACCTGTCCCACCCCACAGTGCCCTGGCACTTCTGCTGGTTTTCCAAGAGTCTTAGCGAGCTCGTAGTCAGACCCAGCGAAGTGGAGGTGGAACTGTTCCCGGTTTATGGACTTCCTCAGGGTCCGGATGGTCTTCCTGAGCCTCTTCTCCGAGCGCCGGCGCACACAGTTCAGGTCACAGCTCTCTGCTGAGAGAAGCATTTAATTTCACAACTGTTTCCACAGCAAAACGTGATCCCCCACACCTATAGTGAAATGCATGCGTGGATGCTCGCATGCTTGCTTCAACACTCACAAAAATGTACCATCAAGTCAGCAGAAAAGCAATTCAGGCCAACACTTTTCCAAGAATTCAAGgaattaaaacaaaaaacagctACATTCTGAGTCCCAACCTAGAGCCCACCACCATATTAAAGTCAAAACAGGAGATACTTTAACAGTTTAGTTTGTTTAGTGATGAACAGACAGCAGCGAAAGAAGGATGGTGAACGAGAAGCAAAGGCAGGCAGAGGAGAAGCGCAGAGAGACCAACCTGTTACCTCCTCTAGGTTCACATCCAGCTCAAACTCAGCTGTTATCGAGGAGCCGTCCTCCTCCCCAGCTTTCCTGCCATGGCGGCTGCGCATTCGCTGTCCGGACGAGGTGCAGCGCAGGCTCACATAGCTGAACTGGACATTTTCAGTGAAGAGGAACCTGCTATCTGTGGACATGTGAGACAGCCACCCCCCCCAAGACCACGCAGACAAACagaaacaacacacacaaacgcacaattgttaaaataatcaaagaCAGTGTTACAGAGAAGAAACAATTAATATACCTTTGATAGGGAATGCCACAACATACACAGATTGAAAAAAAAAGTCTGCAGTTAATTTGATCATCTTTTTGTCGTTGTGCCGCGAACACTGATAAAAAGGATGAGATGTCATAGTGACAATTTCCTTTATTTGAAACAATTATGTGACTAAGAGGGATGTAAAAGACCATGCCGAGTCCTTTTGGAGAAGCAAAATAATCCTACAATCGGAAACCCATTTGATTGATGGCTATGTCAGACCCAACTGAAAGGCATGCTATGGCTAATTACATCCTCCCCTGTCACTGCCAGACAAAGTGCTGCTCTGAGATATTCAAGACACTCAAAACCACATCACTTTCCCCACAAATGTCTTTCAAATTTGCCTTTGGTTTTTGGTTTACTTTGAAGCAGCCTTCAGGTCTAGTCTGTCTTCTGAAGGTTGTGGTTTTAGGCTTTAGATGCTGGCAGCTCTTGGtaaaccctaaatgttttttAACCAGTAACATGAAGGAGCTGTAGTTGCTTCTTGTCTTTCTGTGATCTTGTGTTTGGAGGCATTGTTGTGTTTGTTGTGTGGCAACCTCTGTACCTGAGTGTGCTGAGTTCAAGCTCTCCTTGAGTTTCTCCTGACTTCGTTTTAGGTTGCATTTTGCAGAGCCAGACCTAAAGGTGGCTGTAGTCTTAATGCGTGGGACACTGGCCGTTTCTGGACCTGCAAAACAGAGGAACAGAAAAACTTGTCATTTGTATCTACTTATATATCTGATGTAAACAAGGGAAGCATTGGTTGATCCTGAGATACAGTTTTGTGTGGCAGAGTGGAAACATAGATGTAGATATGTGATGTTTTTTGTACTTGCCTAAGCAATGCAATCCACTGTTGTTCTTTTGTGTGTCAGCCAAGCAGATCAGAGGCATTCCACAGGTCACCGTGTATGAATCCTCCGTCCCTGAAAACACACAAGAGGCAGtgacacacagagaaaagttaGGGCCAGAAAAGCCGAGTCAAGAGAGAGCAAACAGGCAGCTTGTAGGAACACGAAGAGCCGCCTCGCAGATTGATGTTGACAACTAGCACAGCCTGACTAACAGACTAATTGAATTTCCATTAGCATGCATTAGTGCTGCATTAAGAGATACCTGACCTGTACTGGGTCATAGTGTTTGAGTCTAATAATGCTAAAGAAAATCAATGGTGCACCAGACTGAGGGGTGTCATGTTAACTGATCAAACATGGTGTAGAAGTAAAGGTTCTTACTATTTACCGCACATATGGGAGCCTCATGTTTAGTGAACTTTGTCAGAGCTCTGTTAAAGATTCAAAACAACAATTAATTGTAATCTTGACCGACTTTTATCAATAAGAAAACGAGTACTAGTGATTCATTCATCAATTAGTCAACACTCTCTGCAGCTGCTTCACAGTGACAGCTATTCAGCAGCCACTTCATCCGTTTAGTAAAACAGGAACTAGTATTATATCATAATAACCTTTAGGGTGGAAAAATGTATCCTGATTTATATTTAGACATTTTTTTGcagtttaaattaaaataaattcacGAGTGAAACTGACTTAATCACAAAGTACAGCAAGCTTGAGCAGAAGACTGATGCTTTTATTTGAGTGACAAATAACAAGATCGGGAAAATATGTAGGAGTAACAAGACTCCTATGTTTGCTTAAGAGCTATGCGTATGCACAGGTGTTTGGCAGGGTAGATGTGGTTTATAAGAAGAAAACCCTCAAAATGGATGGATCTGCAGGTGAAGGGAGTTGACTATTTGGCACATGTTGGTTTCTTTTGCAAATGTTGAACATTTGCCGACAAACTATATCCTCTGCAAAACTTGGAAAAATGGGAAAAAACTGTAGGTACACAGGTTAATCATGTTATATGGAGATCTGGCAAAACCAACTCACCACTGCTGATGTGAACTTGGGACTGGCATGTCAGGAAGCAGCGGTCCCCTCCCTCCTGCTTACTACAGTTCAAGGTAGGTTTAGAGGGGGGGTTAGCAGGTGGGTAACCCTCAGCCTCTAGATGGAAATCACAACAAAACTCCAAGGtaaaaaaataacaattgtTGTTGTGACAAGGAGGAAGATGATCAGAAAGTCCAACATCCTAACAGCACCAACAGCATCGACGGGTTGTTGATGTTTAACTCAAGCACAAGAAAACCAAGTGACAGAGAATCAAAGAGAAAAAGAGAACATCATTCAAAGTATCTCCTGTTTTTGTCCCCCAAGTTTTTGTACAAAATGTGGGATGTCACACAATTTCCAACAGCACTCAACAGATAGGCCTCTGATGTAGGAAGAGGCATTGGCTTACCAATGCAGTCCTTTTTGTTCCAGTGTAGCTTATAGCCATGATGGCAAAAGCATTCAAATCCACCCATGGTGTTCTCACAACCCTGCTCACAACCGCCATTGTTCACACTGCATTCATTGATATCTGAGAGGAAAAGGAAAAATCATTATTATAATTACAGGCTCCATTTTCCCAACACCTCACTGAGCTCTTTTGTAATGCTTTTGAGCCTAACACCTCTTTAAATTGGGCACTTGTGTGTTACGCTCAAGTTGCTCTGCAGACTCACCTCCGCAGTGGGCCAGCCCGTACATGGTGTAGCCTTTGTTGCACAGACATTGAAAACCACCGGGGGAGTTCACACACGTGTGGTCACATGTCCGCtcgaaataacattcatctatATCTGTAATCAAAATCAGGCAGGTGTCATAAGAGCGAGGCAGTCAGTTGCAATCTTCATCAGGAGGGAATTCCCACCCACAGACACACATCTCACTTGATCTTGAAATGTCACACTCACTCAAAGGACACATGTTTGCTGCATCAGATATAAATTGGCTTTTGATAGTTATAACAGGTCAAACGAAGGCAGTTGAGGCCCCTGAAATTATATTGTAGTTGCATCAGTTCAGCATCATTAAAAGCATAGacctaataaaaaaaagtaCTATAACACAAGAAAGGAAGCTATCTAATAATAAACTGTGTGAGACTAGCGTATAGCAAAATCCGAGAGAGATGCCAAAGTTATAAGTGTTTTCAGATTTTTTAAAAGTTTTTTTTGGTTGTTATTTTAATTTGAACAGAAAACCTGTTTTTGGTGATACAAAAAAACATCTTCTGGTGTTGTCATATCCCTCTCCCTCTCATCTCATTTAAGAAAGTCCCAATCCACTTTGATGACTGCCCAGAATTTGAAAATAGAAATTCAGGAGCCATTTCTACCTTGACAAGAGCGTTCATCTGTGAGCAGCTTGAAGCCTTTCCTGCAGTTACACTCGAAGCTGCCGATGGTGTTCCTGCAGAAATGTTCACAGCCGCCGTTGTGAGGCTCACACTCGTCAATATCTGTGGAGAAAAAGGTGATATTTTGACATAGTTGGTTAAATCGGTCTTTCAACAGACTGCTCCTCTCCAAGGAGGATTATTGTGTGGACTAGCAGACTGACCTTTGCATGTTTTTGCAT of Pseudochaenichthys georgianus chromosome 3, fPseGeo1.2, whole genome shotgun sequence contains these proteins:
- the scube2 gene encoding signal peptide, CUB and EGF-like domain-containing protein 2 isoform X2 → MGAIWAARDFCLFLLLLNSRQSAALPEIRDPCAEGSDGCHIDAICQTTLGSYKCTCRAGFKGDGTHCEDVDECDFDYNGGCVHECNNIPGNYRCTCYDGFNLAHDGHNCLDVDECKFNNGGCQHTCVNTMGSYECRCKEGFFLSDNQHTCIHRSVEGLNCMNKEHGCAHICKETPKGGVACECRPGFELARNQRGCILTCNHGNGGCQHTCEDTENGPICRCHVRYTLQPDKRSCVERDEATTESADHNATSFTEVDKRVKRRLLMETCAVNNGGCDCTCKDTSTGVRCSCPVGFTLQPDAKTCKDIDECEPHNGGCEHFCRNTIGSFECNCRKGFKLLTDERSCQDIDECYFERTCDHTCVNSPGGFQCLCNKGYTMYGLAHCGDINECSVNNGGCEQGCENTMGGFECFCHHGYKLHWNKKDCIEAEGYPPANPPSKPTLNCSKQEGGDRCFLTCQSQVHISSGTEDSYTVTCGMPLICLADTQKNNSGLHCLGPETASVPRIKTTATFRSGSAKCNLKRSQEKLKESLNSAHSDSRFLFTENVQFSYVSLRCTSSGQRMRSRHGRKAGEEDGSSITAEFELDVNLEEVTAESCDLNCVRRRSEKRLRKTIRTLRKSINREQFHLHFAGSDYELAKTLGKPAEVPGHCGVGQVLMGRKCVSCSVGTHYDGDQGRCVLCPAGTYQDEEAQTSCEVCPRPEGRELSKVVGAGNLSECGGQCSPGQYSHDGFTPCLPCPLGTYQPEVGRTTCFSCGGNLITKRIGAVTFQDCETKVQCSPGHYYNSSTHRCIRCPMGAYQGEFGQNYCVSCPGNTTTDFDGSTNIMQCKNRHCGGELGDLTGFIESPNYPGNYPANVECTWTINPPPKRRILIVVPEIFLPIEDECGDYLVMRKSSLSNSVTTYETCQTYERPIAFTSRSKRLWVQFRSNEGNSGKGFQVPYVTYDEDYQELIEDIVRDGRLYASENHQDILKDKKLMMALFDVLAHPQNFFNYTAQESREMFPKSFIRFLRSKVLRFLRP
- the scube2 gene encoding signal peptide, CUB and EGF-like domain-containing protein 2 isoform X3 — encoded protein: MGAIWAARDFCLFLLLLNSRQSAALPEIRADPCAEGSDGCHIDAICQTTLGSYKCTCRAGFKGDGTHCEDVDECDFDYNGGCVHECNNIPGNYRCTCYDGFNLAHDGHNCLDVDECKFNNGGCQHTCVNTMGSYECRCKEGFFLSDNQHTCIHRSVEGLNCMNKEHGCAHICKETPKGGVACECRPGFELARNQRGCILTCNHGNGGCQHTCEDTENGPICRCHVRYTLQPDKRSCVERDEATTESADHNATSFTEVDKRVKRRLLMETCAVNNGGCDCTCKDTSTGVRCSCPVGFTLQPDAKTCKDIDECEPHNGGCEHFCRNTIGSFECNCRKGFKLLTDERSCQDIDECYFERTCDHTCVNSPGGFQCLCNKGYTMYGLAHCGDINECSVNNGGCEQGCENTMGGFECFCHHGYKLHWNKKDCIAESCDLNCVRRRSEKRLRKTIRTLRKSINREQFHLHFAGSDYELAKTLGKPAEVPGHCGVGQVLMGRKCVSCSVGTHYDGDQGRCVLCPAGTYQDEEAQTSCEVCPRPEGRELSKVVGAGNLSECGGQCSPGQYSHDGFTPCLPCPLGTYQPEVGRTTCFSCGGNLITKRIGAVTFQDCETKVQCSPGHYYNSSTHRCIRCPMGAYQGEFGQNYCVSCPGNTTTDFDGSTNIMQCKNRHCGGELGDLTGFIESPNYPGNYPANVECTWTINPPPKRRILIVVPEIFLPIEDECGDYLVMRKSSLSNSVTTYETCQTYERPIAFTSRSKRLWVQFRSNEGNSGKGFQVPYVTYDEDYQELIEDIVRDGRLYASENHQDILKDKKLMMALFDVLAHPQNFFNYTAQESREMFPKSFIRFLRSKVLRFLRP
- the scube2 gene encoding signal peptide, CUB and EGF-like domain-containing protein 2 isoform X1, with the protein product MGAIWAARDFCLFLLLLNSRQSAALPEIRADPCAEGSDGCHIDAICQTTLGSYKCTCRAGFKGDGTHCEDVDECDFDYNGGCVHECNNIPGNYRCTCYDGFNLAHDGHNCLDVDECKFNNGGCQHTCVNTMGSYECRCKEGFFLSDNQHTCIHRSVEGLNCMNKEHGCAHICKETPKGGVACECRPGFELARNQRGCILTCNHGNGGCQHTCEDTENGPICRCHVRYTLQPDKRSCVERDEATTESADHNATSFTEVDKRVKRRLLMETCAVNNGGCDCTCKDTSTGVRCSCPVGFTLQPDAKTCKDIDECEPHNGGCEHFCRNTIGSFECNCRKGFKLLTDERSCQDIDECYFERTCDHTCVNSPGGFQCLCNKGYTMYGLAHCGDINECSVNNGGCEQGCENTMGGFECFCHHGYKLHWNKKDCIEAEGYPPANPPSKPTLNCSKQEGGDRCFLTCQSQVHISSGTEDSYTVTCGMPLICLADTQKNNSGLHCLGPETASVPRIKTTATFRSGSAKCNLKRSQEKLKESLNSAHSDSRFLFTENVQFSYVSLRCTSSGQRMRSRHGRKAGEEDGSSITAEFELDVNLEEVTAESCDLNCVRRRSEKRLRKTIRTLRKSINREQFHLHFAGSDYELAKTLGKPAEVPGHCGVGQVLMGRKCVSCSVGTHYDGDQGRCVLCPAGTYQDEEAQTSCEVCPRPEGRELSKVVGAGNLSECGGQCSPGQYSHDGFTPCLPCPLGTYQPEVGRTTCFSCGGNLITKRIGAVTFQDCETKVQCSPGHYYNSSTHRCIRCPMGAYQGEFGQNYCVSCPGNTTTDFDGSTNIMQCKNRHCGGELGDLTGFIESPNYPGNYPANVECTWTINPPPKRRILIVVPEIFLPIEDECGDYLVMRKSSLSNSVTTYETCQTYERPIAFTSRSKRLWVQFRSNEGNSGKGFQVPYVTYDEDYQELIEDIVRDGRLYASENHQDILKDKKLMMALFDVLAHPQNFFNYTAQESREMFPKSFIRFLRSKVLRFLRP